In the Choloepus didactylus isolate mChoDid1 chromosome 5, mChoDid1.pri, whole genome shotgun sequence genome, one interval contains:
- the LOC119533859 gene encoding nucleoside diphosphate kinase 7-like, translated as MHDVKNHHTFLKRTKHEDLHLEDLFIGNKVNVFSHQLVLVDYGDQYTACQLGSRKEKTLALIKPDAVSRAGEIIEIIKKSGFIITKLKMMMLSRKEATDFHVDHQSRPFLNELIQFITSGPIIAMEILRDDAVCEWKRLLGPAKSGVARTDAPGSIRALFGTDGIRNAAHGPDSFATAAREMELFFPLSGGCGPANTAKFTNCTCCIIKPHAVSEGLLGKILMAIQDAGFEISAVQMFNMDRVNVEEFYEVYKGVVSEYNEMVTEMYAGPCVAMEIQQNNPTKTFREFCGPADPEIAGHLHPGTLRAIFGKTKNQNAVHCTDLPEDGLLEVQYFFKILDN; from the coding sequence ATGCATGATGTAAAGAATCATCACACCTTTCTAAAGCGGACTAAACACGAAGATCTGCACTTGGAAGACTTATTTATAGGAAACAAAGTGAATGTCTTTTCTCATCAATTGGTGCTAGTTGACTATGGGGATCAATATACAGCTTGCCAGCTGGGCagtaggaaagaaaaaacattagCCCTGATTAAACCAGATGCAGTATCAAGAGCTggagaaataattgaaataattaaaaaatctgGATTTATTATAACCAAACTCAAAATGATGATGCTTTCAAGGAAAGAAGCAACAGATTTTCATGTAGACCATCAATCTAGGCCCTTTTTAAATGAGCTGATCCAATTTATTACAAGTGGTCCTattattgccatggagatttTACGAGATGATGCTGTATGCGAATGGAAAAGATTACTTGGACCTGCAAAATCTGGGGTGGCACGTACAGATGCTCCTGGAAGCATTAGAGCCCTATTTGGAACAGATGGCATAAGAAATGCAGCTCATGGCCCTGATTCttttgctactgctgccagagAAATGGAGTTGTTCTTCCCTTTGAGTGGAGGGTGTGGTCCAGCAAACACTGCTAAATTTACGAATTGTACCTGTTGCATTATTAAGCCCCATGCTGTCAGTGAAGGGCTGCTAGGAAAGATCCTGATGGCTATCCAAGATGCAGGTTTTGAAATATCAGCTGTGCAGATGTTCAACATGGATCGGGTTAATGTTGAAGAGTTTTATGAAGTTTATAAAGGAGTAGTGTCTGAGTATAATGAGATGGTGACAGAAATGTATGCTGGTCCTTGTGTAGCAATGGAGATTCAACAAAACAACCCTACGAAGACATTTCGAGAGTTCTGTGGACCTGCTGATCCTGAAATTGCCGGACATTTACATCCTGGAACCCTGAGAGCAATCTTTGGTAAAACTAAGAACCAGAATGCTGTTCACTGTACAGATCTGCCTGAGGATGGCCTATTAGAGGTTCAGTATTTCTTCAAGATCCTGGATAATTAG